A single window of Neurospora crassa OR74A linkage group VII, whole genome shotgun sequence DNA harbors:
- a CDS encoding trafficking protein particle complex subunit 3, variant: MGYNIGLRLIEDYLAKSNTMRRCSNFRETAEMIAKVGFKIFLNVTPTITNWTGDNKQFSLVFDENPLADFVELPDDGRAQDQLWFSNILCGVLRGALEMVQMQVETHFISDVLRGHDTTEMRVTLVRYIDDELPPEDD; this comes from the exons ATGGGATACAACATTGGCCTCCGTCTGATCGAGGACTACCTGGCCAAGTCCAACACGATGCGCCGGTGCTCCAACTTTCGCGAAACCGCAGAGATGATCGCCAAG GTGGGCTTCAAGATCTTCCTCAACGTCACCCCAACAATCACAAACTGGACAGGCGACAACAAGCAGTTCTCCCTCGTTTTCGACGAGAACCCCCTCGCCGATTTTGTCGAACTGCCCGATGACGGCCGGGCTCAAGACCAGCTCTGGTTCTCGAACATCCTGTGTGGTGTGCTGCGCGGTGCTCTCGAGATGGTACAAATGCAAGTCGAGACCCACTTCATCAGCGACGTGCTCAGGGGCCACGATACGACCGAGATGCGCGTCACGCTCGTACGCTACATCGACGATGAACTTCCACCCGAGGACGACTAG
- a CDS encoding trafficking protein particle complex subunit 3, whose product MSSASKASRLGEEIWKTRIEKVNAELVVLTYGTIVAQICKDFENDYAEVNKQLDRMGYNIGLRLIEDYLAKSNTMRRCSNFRETAEMIAKVGFKIFLNVTPTITNWTGDNKQFSLVFDENPLADFVELPDDGRAQDQLWFSNILCGVLRGALEMVQMQVETHFISDVLRGHDTTEMRVTLVRYIDDELPPEDD is encoded by the exons ATGTCGTCAGCAAGCAAAGCATCCCGTTTGGGGGAAGA GATCTGGAA GACGAGGATCGAAAAAGTTAACGCCGAACTAGTCGTCCTCACCTACGGAACCATAGTGGCGCAGATATGCAAGGACTTTGAGAATGACTATGCCGAAGTCAACAAGCAGCTGGATAGAATGGGATACAACATTGGCCTCCGTCTGATCGAGGACTACCTGGCCAAGTCCAACACGATGCGCCGGTGCTCCAACTTTCGCGAAACCGCAGAGATGATCGCCAAG GTGGGCTTCAAGATCTTCCTCAACGTCACCCCAACAATCACAAACTGGACAGGCGACAACAAGCAGTTCTCCCTCGTTTTCGACGAGAACCCCCTCGCCGATTTTGTCGAACTGCCCGATGACGGCCGGGCTCAAGACCAGCTCTGGTTCTCGAACATCCTGTGTGGTGTGCTGCGCGGTGCTCTCGAGATGGTACAAATGCAAGTCGAGACCCACTTCATCAGCGACGTGCTCAGGGGCCACGATACGACCGAGATGCGCGTCACGCTCGTACGCTACATCGACGATGAACTTCCACCCGAGGACGACTAG
- a CDS encoding U5 snRNP complex subunit: protein MSSEKRPASDDPSGGQLVKRPNLGSSRALTRTSATGSSGDLIQTAPRTSSLQAPVMELSGHSGEIFAAKFDPTGNLIASGSMDRTIMLWRTYGDCENYGVLNGHKGAILDLQWSRDSEILFSASADMHLASWDLTSGTRIRRYVGHEEIVNSLDISRRGEDLLISGSDDGTIGIWDPRTKNAADYIETDFPITAVAMSEAGNEIYSGGIDNDIKVWDVRKKAVVYSMIGHQDTVTTLRVSPDSQQLLSYAMDSTARTWDIRPFAPADRHIRTFDGAPLGMEQNLIKGSWDKDGKKIAVGAGDGTVVIWGSDTGKLLYKLPGHKGTVNVAEFSPGTDPLILSASSDRTMLLGELK, encoded by the exons ATGTCCTCCGAAAAGAGACCTGCGTCCGATGACCCCAGCGGGGGCCAGCTCGTCAAGAGACCCAACCTGGGCTCGAGTCGCGCCCTCACGAGGACCAGCGCGACTGGCAGCAGCGGTGACCTTATCCAGACAGCGCCCCGTACGAGCAGCCTCCAGGCTCCGGTGATGGAGCTGTCCGGCCACTCGGGCGAGATCTTTGCGGCCAAGTTCGACCCTACTGGCAACCTTATAGCTTCTGGTTCCATGGACCGTACCATCA TGCTCTGGAGAACCTATGGCGACTGCGAAAACTACGGTGTCCTCAACGGCCACAAGGGTGCCATTCTCGACCTCCAATGGTCGCGCGACTCCGAGATCCTCTTTTCCGCCTCCGCCGACATGCACCTTGCCAGCTGGGACCTTACATCAGGCACAAGGATACGGCGCTATGTCGGACACGAAGAAATCGTCAACTCACTTGACATCTCGAGACGCGGCGAGGATCTGCTCATCAGCGGTAGCGACGACGGGACGATTGGCATCTGGGATCCGCGAACCAAGAACGCCGCCGACTACATCGAGACCGATTTCCCCATAACCGCCGTGGCCATGTCGGAGGCCGGTAACGAGATCTACTCGGGTGGAATTGACAATGACATCAAAGTCTGGGATgtgaggaagaaggccgTCGTGTACTCGATGATTGGACACCAGGATACTGTCACCACATTGCGGGTGTCGCCAGATTCACAACAGCTGCTCTCGTACGCCATGGATTCGACAGCGAGGACATGGGATATCAGGCCGTTTGCTCCTGCGGATAGGCACATTCGCACCTTTGATGGCGCGCCGCTGGGTATGGAGCAAAACCTCATCAAGGGAAGCTGGGACAAAGATGGCAAGAAGATTGCGGTGGGCGCGGGTGATGGCACCGTGGTCATCTGGGGTAGTGACACTGGCAAGCTTTTGTACAAGCTTCCGGGCCACAAGGGAACGGTCAACGTAGCCGAGTTCTCTCCCGGCACTGACCCTCTTA TTCTCTCTGCGTCGTCCGATAGGACCATGCTGCTCGGCGAGCTGAAGTGA